A part of Aspergillus flavus chromosome 1, complete sequence genomic DNA contains:
- a CDS encoding tryptophan synthase beta subunit-like PLP-dependent enzyme, with the protein MCDTHPTQRKPWIETPLIESATLSKAAGCRVFLKLELLQPSGSFKSRGIGNLIRSTLLDPVNKDKELHFYSSSGGNAGLAAVIAARDLGCSCTVVVPHSTKPLMISKLRAAGATDVIQYGSSWFEADTYLRQNFIENNTDEKGADAAMKRNIYVPPFDHPDIWKGAGTMVSEIAAQLPPRDTPAGYAFPADAIICSVGGGGLFNGIVEGLGDYMRSHPTPDLITGTTLKNVRVLAAETNGADSLALSLRSGSLQSLPAITSLATSLGALCVSPQTLKDAQSPPAGVDVVSVVGSDAEAAKGVIHLADDLRLQVELACGISVDIAAGPRLREAVPDLTPDSRVVVVVCGGSNITAEMIAEYRQRLQNGWE; encoded by the exons atGTGCGATACTCACCCCACGCAGCGGAAGCCATGGATTGAGACTCCGTTGATAGAGTCTGCGACGCTTTCAAAGGCAGCAGGATG TAGAGTCTTTCTGAAGCTGGAACTGCTTCAACCCTCAGGGTCCTTCAAGTCGAG AGGTATCGGAAATCTCATTCGCAGCACTCTCCTGGACCCTGTAAACAAAGACAAGGAACTTCATTTTTACAGTTCTTCCGGGGGAAATGCAGGGCTCGCCGCCGTCATCGCAGCCCGAGACCTGGGCTGCTCCTGTACAGTCGTCGTACCACATAGCACCAAACCTCTCATGATTAGCAAACTACGTGCTGCCGGAGCCACAGATGTGATACAGTATGGATCAAGCTGGTTTGAAGCCGACACTTATCTTCGGCAAAACTTCATCGAAAATAACACAGACGAGAAGGGCGCTGATGCAGCCATGAAACGGAACATCTATGTGCCCCCATTCGATCATCCAGATATCTGGAAAGGCGCTGGGACAATGGTTTCGGAGATTGCTGCCCAATTACCACCTAGAGACACTCCTGCGGGCTACGCTTTCCCGGCTGATGCGATTATATGTAGCGTTGGTGGCGGAGGTCTCTTTAATGGGATTGTGGAAGGACTTGGTGATTACATGCGATCTCATCCGACACCAGACTTAATAACTGGTACGACGTTGAAGAACGTCCGTGTGTTGGCTGCCGAGACGAATGGAGCGGATTCTCTCGCCCTCTCACTGCGGAGCGGAAGCCTACAGTCTCTACCCGCGATCACCTCCCTGGCGACTTCTTTGGGTGCGCTTTGTGTGTCTCCTCAGACTTTGAAGGATGCTCAGTCACCACCGGCCGGTGTTGACGTTGTCAGTGTTGTTGGGTCTGACGCTGAGGCTGCGAAGGGAGTCATTCACTTGGCTGATGACCTTCGGTTGCAAGTGGAGCTGGCATGCGGGATCAGTGTTGACATAGCAGCAGGGCCGAGGTTAAGGGAAGCTGTTCCAGATCTTACTCCGGACAGTCgtgtggttgtggttgtttgtGGAGGAAGTAATATTACCGCGGAGATGATTGCTGAGTATCGGCAGAGATTGCAGAATGGATGGGAGTAG
- a CDS encoding uncharacterized protein (expressed protein), producing MQPKQTLSATAISGQTFDYIVCGGGTSGCVIAAGLASIPDVSVLLIEAGRDSGLAPDVLVPGKYVKQLQDKDEGSRLEGVREAVNYMALARGPAADYDEWVKMVGDDGWKWENIFPLMKQLKDFDPKLPAYLERFAALRAEDHGVFGPLKIGFGDEVVPRIEPFIQACFETGIPLCPDINSGNPVGVG from the exons ATGCAGCCCAAACAGACCTTAAGCGCCACAGCCATTTCTGGCCAAACATTTGACTACATCGTGTGTGGTGGAGGTACCTCTGGATGCGTCATTGCAGCGGGTCTTGCGTCGATTCCAGATGTATCTGTACTGCTGATAGAAGCGGGCAGAGATTCAGGCCTTGCACCCGATGTTCTAGTGCCAGGCAAATATGTCAAGCAGCTACAAGACAAAGATG AGGGAAGCAGATTGGAGGGAGTTCGCGA GGCTGTCAATTATATGGCGCTTGCTCGAGGCCCGGCGGCTGATTATGATGAATGGGTCAAGATGGTTGGCGATGACGGGTGGAAGTGGGAAAACATATTCCCCCTGATGAAGCAG CTTAAGGATTTCGATCCGAAATTACCTGCCTATTTGGAAAGATTTGCTGCTCTACGAGCTGAAGATCATGGAGTTTTTGG GCCGCTTAAGATCGGGTTTGGCGACGAAGTGGTTCCTAGAATCGAACCCTTCATTCAAGCATGTTTTGAAACAGGCATTCCATTGTGCCCAGATATCAATTCGGGAAACCCAGTGGGCGTTGGCTAG
- a CDS encoding putative pantothenate transporter codes for MRSPNLPDLVCTWRVRKYHKMGGSKTLAHDTTQEWSEDGNAVLGGHDGLWIRFLTWARWYPKDMNHLEKRLVLKLDVLILTFGCLSFFTKYLDQQAITNAYVSGMKEDIGLVGNELNYITAAFWAAYCTSMIPACYYLTRSRINIILPTLEAGWGLFTFGCAWAQNPGTIYAMRVLIGICESCSFTGVIYVIGSWYKPEEIGRRISLFFIASPLGTMFAGYLQAAAYTNLNNTHGLAGWRWLFIVCTIITIPICILGYIAFLDVPHRTKPRFLTHKEHELANSCLVGLTAPSQLKVSRDIFKRVLGRWHWYVFVAQWILVDQNFLASSTPFSLYLKAKPGIYSITRINTLPTIATAVSIVAALIAGTTADRKRNFWLPSIITTIPVLLGLVLLVVWNVGEAGRLAGFILTGAEGAMSPLTMSWATVTMANDAEERAIVTASMNAIGQAMSAWTQLLQYPAAEAPNFRGGFISNLATTVAQLAVVAIMVLLTRWDARKTRGSNVSAI; via the exons ATGCGAAGCCCTAACTTACCTGATCTGGTTTGTACCTGGAGGGTAAGAAAGTACCACAAGATGGGCGGATCAAAGACACTCGCCCATGATACAACCCAAGAATGGTCCGAGGATGGGAATGCTGTTCTTGGAGGTCATGATGGACTATGGATCCGTTTTCTGACATGGGCACGGTGGTATCCGAAAGACATGAATCATTTGGAAAAGCGATTGGTCTTGAAATTGGACGTTCTGATTCTGACATTCGGctgtctttcattcttcacaAAATACCTTGACCAGCAGGCTATTACGAATGCTTATGTATC aggaatgaaagaagacATTGGACTCGTCGGTAACGAGCTCAATTATATCACAGCAGCATTCTGGGCAGCATATTGCACATCTATGATCCCTGCATGCTACTATCTGACCCGAAGTCGAATCAATATCATTTTACCTACGTTGGAAGCCGGTTGGGGCCTATTCACGTTTGGGTGTGCCTGGGCGCAGAACCCAGGCACTATCTACGCGATGCGGGTTCTCATCGGCATCTGCGAATCGTGTTCCTTTACCGGCGTGATATATGTCATTGGGTCATGGTACAAGCCAGAAGAAATCGGTCGTCGAATATCTCTGTTCTTCATCGCATCGCCTTTGGGGACCATGTTCGCTGGTTATCTTCAGGCGGCGGCATATACAAATCTGAATAATACGCATGGATTGGCCGGGTGGAG GTGGCTTTTCATCGTTTGCACCATCATCACAATACCCATATGTATCCT AGGATATATAGCATTCCTGGACGTTCCGCATCGCACAAAACCCCGGTTTCTAACTCATAAAGAGCACGAACTTGCCAATTCCTGCCTCGTTGGCCTCACAGCTCCAAGCCAATTGAAAGTCTCCCGCGACATATTCAAGCGCGTTCTCGGCCGTTGGCATTGGTACGTCTTCGTTGCGCAGTGGATCCTCGTTGACCAGAACTTTCTGGCTTCGTCCACACCGTTCAGTTTGTACCTCAAAGCAAAGCCGGGCATCTACTCTATCACGAGAATTAATACACTCCCGACAATCGCCACAGCTGTTTCTATTGTAGCTGCCTTGATCGCGGGGACCACGGCGGACAGGAAGAGAAATTTCTGGCTCCCTTCTATCATCACTACAATTCCAGTCCTGTTGGGCCTTGTGTTGCTTGTAGTTTGGAATGTAGGTGAGGCTGGACGATTAGCGGGGTTTATTCTTACCGGAGCTGAGGGTG CAATGAGCCCTCTCACAATGAGCTGGGCAACCGTAACGATGGCCAACGATGCCGAAGAGCGTGCAATCGTGACGGCTAGCATGAACGCTATCGGTCAAGCCATGTCCGCTTGGACGCAATTACTGCAATACCCGGCAGCGGAAGCCCCGAACTTCAGGGGAGGTTTTATCTCGAATCTGGCAACTACCGTGGCGCAGTTGGCGGTTGTTGCGATTATGGTTTTGCTCACTCGTTGGGATGCCCGAAAGACGAGAGGGTCAAATGTGTCGGCAATATAG
- a CDS encoding putative alpha-ketoglutarate-dependent sulfonate dioxygenase: MAHLESRKHISPDSGFPITLHPNFNPKINQHVPPDPIREHLNPPKDRALFADPEKKALFSVAKPVDLTESIGTLLEDVQLSQLNEQQLDELALLVTERGVVFFRDQDLTTEKQVELFQHYGVLDKHPAQKDQKFVNIHGSREDHREIANYTPWPSGEFHADTSFEINRMSCTFNEYNIGYLLTSTSAIIFPPENGRASSRRRRYSLGNQQVSQYGVYDALSDAYKKFLDGLHAVHTSRLQYDTILDLWGVGPNRPPIDTHHPAVRTHPVTGLRALNVNNGFVTGFAELKKLESDKLLDFLSHHIHAADDHYVRWKWAVGSVAMWDNRCTVHRVIPGRYKENRRGIRTTVFGEKREYMIEISIIPDI; the protein is encoded by the exons ATGGCTCACCTCGAATCGCGCAAGCACATATCCCCCGACTCAGGTTTCCCCATCACTCTCCACCCCAACTTCAACCCCAAAATCAATCAGCATGTCCCTCCCGACCCCATTCGCGAACACTTAAACCCCCCCAAAGACCGGGCACTCTTTGCCGACCCTGAAAAGAAAGCTCTATTTTCTGTGGCCAAACCCGTAGACTTGACTGAGTCAATCGGTACCCTTCTCGAAGATGTGCAACTGTCTCAGCTGAACGAACAGCAACTGGATGAGTTGGCTCTTTTGGTGACTGAGAGGGGTGTGGTATTTTTTAGGGATCAGGACCTGACGACGGAAAAGCAAGTCGAGCTATTTCAGCATTATG GAGTTCTCGATAAGCATCCTGCTCAGAAG GATCAGAAA TTCGTGAATATTCACGGCAGCCGTGAGGATCATCGCGAGATTGCCAACTACACCCCATGG CCAAGTGGGGAGTTCCACGCAGATACCTCATTCGAAATTAACCGTATGTCTTGCACATTCAATGAATATAATATCGGGTATTTACTGACTTCAACAAGCGCCATCATATTCCCTCCTGAGAATGGAAGAGCATCCAGCCGTCGGAGGCGATACAGCCTGG GAAACCAACAGGTCTCCCAATACGGCGTATACGACGCTCTCAGCGACGCATACAAGAAATTCCTCGATGGCCTCCACGCAGTACACACCTCCAGACTCCAAT ATGACACAATCCTAGACCTCTGGGGCGTCGGTCCAAACAGACCACCCATCGACACCCACCATCCCGCCGTTCGAACGCACCCAGTCACCGGACTGAGAGCCCTGAACGTGAACAACGGGTTCGTAACCGGGTTTGCAGAACTCAAGAAACTGGAATCGG ACAAGCTTCTGGATTTCCTATCGCATCATATCCATGCAGCTGATGATCACTACGTGCGTTGGAAGTGGGCTGTTGGTAGTGTTGCAATGTGGGACAATAG ATGTACTGTTCATCGAGTGATCCCCGGGAGGTATAAAGAGAACAGGCGAGGAATTCGGACAACCGTCTTCGGTGAGAAGCGTGAGTATATGATTGAGATATCCATTATTCCAGATATATAG
- a CDS encoding rox3 family protein, with translation MSDRASSASFRLGPPSPSSPAAGSLKSNHPSYTSTEHTPQTPTSPPLMSVSAQNYASNFTSSQTSPGQATSQPANLSSPPSSVPMSTQASQQPTVGTTNSFPTPASSVNGHFTGATPVDDSEQTEKSFGPEMGATSTADMNAPIQQTEHRRTDHDRQSEGPSAQTGVRDFGITGDQNMLNHGDAMDIDKGTADLSNYESSLESLQKEFTSAFHLCKSSHIATGPDPSYDLVSLYGLGPVAKSVARMDPVTGEKINRLRKSYEGKLKGLGLAGRNKPVKHEPGMAGGLRQMTMWPEEEWQNQKVFGKEIKVADMDSALHNLQMRAMKMEPGTVTNNDYWEDILGHEKQSKHAGSGDGSKKAATPSNGVRVPSQANGTPNAAEPERSRPSRGRKRHYDDNSFVGYGEGYADDDDDGAFYSNSEGISKKKRKKDHVSKISTPLPERGGSYGVGMYGIGAR, from the exons ATGTCCGATCGCGCCTCCTCGGCGTCATTCCGGTTAGGGCCTCCTTCGCCATCCTCTCCCGCCGCTGGGTCTCTAAAATCGAACCACCCTTCTTATACCTCAACCGAACACACTCCACAGACCCCGACATCTCCTCCGTTGATGTCGGTAAGCGCTCAGAACTATGCCTCCAATTTCACATCCTCGCAAACGTCACCTGGCCAGGCAACGTCACAACCTGCAAACCTCTCCTCGCCACCTTCTTCCGTGCCGATGTCTACTCAAGCCTCACAGCAACCAACAGTAGGTACAACAAATTCGTTTCCGACACCGGCTAGCAGTGTGAACGGTCACTTCACGGGGGCAACGCCCGTCGATGATAGCGAACAGACAGAAAAATCATTTGGGCCGGAAATGGGGGCGACATCCACAGCAGATATGAATGCGCCCATTCAACAGACAGAACACAGACGGACAGATCATGATCGGCAGTCGGAAGGACCAAGTGCGCAAACCGGAGTCCGCGATTTCGGGATCACGGGCGATCAGAATATGTTGAACCATGGCGATGCCATGGATATCGACAAGGGAACGGCGGATTTATCTAACTATGAATCAAGTCTAGAATCTCTGCAAAAGGAGTTTACATCGGCCTTCCATCTTTGCAAAAGCT CCCATATTGCGACTGGTCCGGACCCGTCGTATGATCTTGTTTCCTTGTACGGGCTTGGTCCGGTTGCGAAATCGGTTGCAAGGATGGATCCGGTAACtggggagaagatcaacagACTACGAAAGTCCTACGAAGGCAAACTGAAAGGCCTTGGTTTAGCTGGGAGAAACAAACCTGTGAAGCATGAACCCGGTATGGCTGGTGGGTTGAGGCAAATGACGATGTGGCCGGAAGAAGAGTGGCAAAACCAGAAGGTGTTCGGGAAAGAGATCAAGGTTGCTGATATGGATTCAGCGTTGCATAACCTTCAGATGAGAGCCATGAAAATGGAGCCGGGCACAGTTACGAACAATGATTACTGGGAAGACATCCTTGGTCACGAAAAACAGTCGAAACATGCCGGAAGTGGGGATGGTAGCAAAAAGGCTGCGACACCTTCCAATGGCGTACGAGTGCCCAGTCAAGCAAATGGGACACCCAACGCAGCTGAGCCGGAGCGGTCTCGGCCCAGTCGGGGACGCAAGAGGCATTACGATGATAATAGCTTTGTTGGCTACGGCGAAGGCTACgcagatgacgacgatgatggcGCATTCTATTCCAATAGCGAAGGGATTAGCAAGAAGAAACGGAAGAAG GATCATGTGTCGAAGATATCAACTCCTCTGCCCGAAAGAGGTGGAAGTTACGGGGTCGGTATGTATGGCATTGGGGCCAGGTAA
- a CDS encoding fungal-specific transcription factor domain-containing protein, whose amino-acid sequence MATQLNPSYTKPQFTNPWRSPSSKTSSQSDEIPDGRIAHTLTACTRCRQRKSRCDPGIPRCSPCERSNAKCVYFDSARKCTIPRTYIVSLREKARMLERELEEAEKEFQHAADAELMVRGAGRIRFKENDDPRFLGPSSGIAITRLVMEMAKQNTDSKSIKDVVPELTAHEIKQAFEQESSKPTSKVYPIISSNPQPSLPAKHVTYRLIDVFVVKGIPLPVKFIVGLPYLSSHLNCLLRADISLAQAMLPTLHEPTFRQDVEDVFNGSNDPCKNFQLRMVIAISMQKMSTDYAGLADGYYLAALPFLEASLRRMDLRALQCLVLIGQYSLLTPTRTAAYWVVGIAVKLCQDLGLTDEATITKSPSGELFNPLEIEMRRRLFWIVTSMEFGLSHSLGRPSCYSVNHDHIRVKFFELIDDKFITPDGILPGGKPILPKCIAIHFFKMRLLQLEIRRTLYLNKRDAPVDDQDPWFQQMLNKLDYWVASCPKKHGGSGLSEKWFHGRRNTMIVFMFRPSPQVPEPSVSAAQKCYEASVFNVAMQREQIANQSVDLTWIFTQSLFMALNTILWSLSYPEIRREHPVDEVKRHLDVALEAIVVAAERWPGVASALLLYKSLVAACLKAYNTDESFVVQSPSNHTTPASSQEVATPPSMSSPASTTMSIPSRNIRGMNASVPDSLSSGTLSRGHSADPTFPFSTTSPPSEPIKVAPYPLWDPQVQPQELTSSSVTPTPYTTSSFDPTIVACSDGRFDPTTPYNQFPSIVPGLQGWDPDFTLASTTASHLAYVEATVDPMNWMDSIGNQYSQYFNGAYPIPSWRERTLSQQDQIELMTKLEENIPDVSAQLVRESATFYQS is encoded by the exons ATGGCGACACAGCTTAACCCATCCTATACAAAGCCGCAGTTCACAAATCCCTGGAGGAGTCCCTCATCAAAGACGTCTAGTCAATCGGATGAAATACCTGATGGGCGCATTGCACACACATTGACTGCCTGTACTAGATGCAGACAA CGCAAATCTAGATGTGATCCCGGGATACCGCGATGCTCCCCCTGTGAACGCAGCAATGCAAAATGTGTGTACTTCGATTCCGCCCGAAAGTGTACCATACCAAGGACATACATCGTTTCGCTACGTGAGAAAGCCCGTATGTTGGAAagggagctggaagaggccgagaaggAATTCCAGCATGCAGCCGATGCAGAATTAATGGTTCGCGGGGCTGGTCGCATTCGGTTTAAGGAAAATGACGATCCAAGATTTTTAGGACCGTCGAGTGGCATTGCGATTACTCGCTTAGTTATGGAGATGGCCAAACAAAATACAGACTCAAAGAGCATCAAGGATGTTGTACCCGAATTAACGGCACACGAAATAAAGCAAGCGTTCGAGCAGGAAAGCTCGAAGCCAACATCAAAAGTTTATCCCATCATTAGCTCAAACCCGCAGCCGAGCCTCCCAGCGAAGCATGTCACCTACAGACTTATTGATGTATTTGTGGTCAAAGGTATCCCATTGCCCGTCAAATTTATTGTTGGCCTTCCCTACTTATCTTCCCATCTAAACTGCTTGTTGCGTGCTGACATCTCGCTAGCACAAGCGATGCTCCCAACACTGCACGAGCCTACATTTCGCCAGGATGTCGAAGATGTTTTCAACGGTTCTAACGATCCGTGCAAGAATTTCCAACTACGAATGGTGATTGCTATCAGTATGCAAAAGATGAGTACTGATTATGCAGGATTAGCCGACGGCTATTACCTTGCTGCGTTACCCTTTCTAGAAGCCTCTCTGAGGCGGATGGACCTCAGAGCTTTGCAGTGTCTAGTTTTGATCGGCCAATATTCTTTGCTAACCCCGACAAGAACCGCCGCGTACTGGGTCGTTGGGATAGCCGTCAAATTATGCCAAGATCTGGGTCTCACTGATGAAGCCACAATCACTAAGTCGCCCAGCGGCGAACTGTTCAATCCCTTGGAAATAGAAATGCGGAGGAGGCTCTTTTGGATCGTCACCTCCATGGAATTTGGGCTATCTCATAGTCTTGGACGGCCCAGTTGCTATTCTGTCAACCACGACCATATCCGTGTCAAGTTCTTCGAACTGATAGATGACAAGTTCATTACACCAGACGGAATCCTTCCGGGAGGGAAACCAATACTACCTAAGTGTATCGCGATACACTTCTTCAAGATGCGACTACTACAGCTGGAGATAAGACGAACTCTCTATCTCAATAAGCGCGATGCTCCTGTTGACGATCAAGACCCATGGTTTCAGCAAATGCTCAATAAACTTGATTATTGGGTAGCCTCTTGTCCAAAAAAACACGGAGGAAGTGGCTTGAGTGAGAAGTG GTTTCATGGCAGACGGAATACTATGATTGTTTTCATGTTTCGCCCCTCCCCTCAGGTACCGGAGCCTTCTGTTAGCGCTGCGCAGAAATGCTACGAGGCTTCCGTCTTCAATGTGGCAATGCAACGAGAGCAAATTGCGAACCAATCGGTCGATCTAACCTGGATCTTCACTCAATCCCTTTTTATGGCGCTGAACACTATCCTTTGGTCTCTGTCATACCCTGAGATTCGAAGGGAGCATCCCGTAGATGAAGTTAAGCGCCACCTTGACGTAGCGTTAGAGGCCATCGTGGTTGCTGCAGAGAGATGGCCCGGCGTTGCATCGGCGTTACTCCTATATAAGAGCTTAGTCGCGGCATGTCTCAAAGCATACAACACTGACGAATCATTTGTCGTTCAATCTCCGTCCAATCATACAACACCAGCATCGTCGCAGGAAGTTgcaacaccaccatccaTGTCAAGTCCTGCAAGCACCACAATGTCAATCCCTTCCCGGAATATCCGGGGTATGAATGCCTCAGTCCCTGACAGTTTGTCTTCGGGCACGTTGTCAAGAGGGCATTCTGCAGATCCGACGTTCCCATTCTCAACCACGTCGCCTCCTTCGGAACCAATAAAAGTGGCTCCGTATCCGCTGTGGGATCCTCAAGTGCAGCCGCAAGAGCTGACTTCCTCAAGTGTAACCCCGACCCCATATACCACCTCATCGTTCGATCCTACGATTGTCGCTTGCTCTGACGGACGGTTTGATCCAACCACGCCCTATAACCAGTTTCCTTCCATTGTGCCTGGTTTGCAAGGCTGGGATCCTGATTTTACCCTTGCCTCTACGACGGCAAGCCACCTTGCGTATGTGGAAGCGACTGTTGATCCGATGAACTGGATGGACTCTATTGGTAATCAGTACTCGCAATATTTCAATGGGGCATACCCTATCCCATCGTGGCGCGAGCGGACGCTCAGCCAACAAGACCAGATTGAGCTGATGACGAAGTTGGAAGAGAACATTCCTGATGTTTCTGCCCAACTTGTGCGGGAATCTGCAACGTTTTACCAGTCCTAA
- a CDS encoding putative C6 transcription factor, with product MTSSASFLDKPLLKVSRPVAACSRCRTAKVKCDGKLPACSACERVGKASTCSGASDEFARGKERSYVASLEGYCERLERQIADLRRHKESLSIDGTGFVRESSITSMSSAGTVGQAHRKEISDIDDLVGDFGFLSVNATSRDFHGIQSDTSFANLLLSLSLVEPIPRSSSQSLPARHEITPLLQHYFDNLFTQMPFFSETNFWTSVDTVYQAGGRFAKPSDHWFLRLVLAIASASISHQSGDSSHQRALSLISGALPFAEDVLRPGSIVGIQAILLLAQYSLFDPKHFRVWYLVGMAARALVDLGLHQDPPSEVQSADEQLDMRRRVFHCVYCMDRSVSTALERTFSFSDDSINVALPSASGSAMTGKSHIFLHSSKPAWKIVEIREILSSAYQTRYFNTDGLSLESAWVLCSRARDWFDNTPKNVPNYFPVLYRSELLYTTIMILSPSQDYSKLCDYGKVLLFDRCIQYAAELHHILGTRNWLPLMTSLDIRRIYQVSRRLVDILQQNYELALSPSVPVLPSVFHDITKPPMLEACNTVNCHGRAIECLDHIQKLLQFGAMKWELNDLLESFQQDSVSVWKQLMDTSVAYLPGPGAYMAGPCTIVPGAGSVYSDLTLGHYNHNAR from the exons ATGACGTCTAGTGCTTCTTTTCTGGATAAGCCACTGCTCAAAGTCAGTCGGCCAGTGGCCGCATGTTCAAGATGTCGGACAGCCAAAGTTAAATGTGATGGGAAGCTGCCTGCTTGCTCCGCATGTGAACGTGTAGGGAAGGCAAGTACTTGTTCGGGTGCGAGTGATGAATTCGCtagagggaaagagaggagtTATGTTGCTTCTTTGGAAGGTTACTGCGAAAGACTCGAAAGGCAAATCGCAGACCTCCGTCGCCATAAAGAGTCATTATCCATTGATGGAACCGGCTTCGTCCGGGAGAGCTCAATAACATCGATGTCGTCTGCAGGCACTGTCGGTCAGGCTCACCGAAAAGAAATATCTGATATTGACGACCTAGTTGGAGACTTTGGCTTTCT ATCTGTGAACGCCACCTCCAGAGACTTCCATGGAATCCAATCCGATACTTCATTTGCAAATCTACTCCTATCACTCTCTCTCGTCGAGCCTATCCCGAGATCGTCTTCACAGTCACTGCCCGCACGTCATGAGATTACACCGCTTCTGCAACACTACTTTGATAATTTGTTCACTCAAATGCCTTTCTTCAGCGAGACAAATTTCTGGACCTCCGTGGATACTGTTTACCAGGCTGGAGGTCGCTTTGCCAAGCCTAGTGACCATTGGTTTCTTCGTTTGGTGCTAGCAATAGCTTCTGCATCTATATCTCACCAAAGCGGGGATAGTAGCCATCAGAGAGCTTTATCTTTGATTTCGGGAGCTTTGCCGTTTGCCGAGGATGTTCTCCGCCCTGGATCTATAGTGGGCATTCAGGCCATCCTACTGCTTGCCCAGTATTCCCTCTTTGACCCTAAACATTTTCGTGTGTGGTACCTCGTAGGAATGGCCGCCAGGGCTTTGGTGGATTTAGGCCTACACCAGGATCCCCCTTCGGAGGTTCAGTCGGCCGATGAACAGTTGGATATGCGCCGGCGTGTGTTCCACTGCGTTTACTGCATGGACAG GAGTGTGAGCACTGCTTTAGAAAGAACTTTCTCATTCTCGGATGATTCCATAAATGTCGCCCTGCCATCTGCATCTGGGTCTGCGATGACAGGAAAGAGTCATATCTTCTTACACAGCTCGAAGCCTGCGTGGAAAATAGTCGAAATTAGAGAGATCCTATCCTCGGCTTATCAGACAAGGTATTTCAATACAGATGGCTTGTCCTTGGAGTCGGCGTGGGTACTGTGCTCAAGAGCTCGGGATTGGTTCGATAATACACCTAAGAATGTACCGAACTATTTTCCGGTTCTCTACAGATCGGAGCTGCTGTATACCACGATTATGATTCTTTCACCCTCGCAGGATTACTCCAAATTATGTGATTACGGAAAGGTTTTACTTTTCGATCGCTGCATACAGTACGCCGCGGAACTTCACCACATTCTGGGAACACGAAACTGGTTACCTTTAATGACCTCCCTTGATATCCGACGAATATATCAGGTTAGCCGGCGACTTGTGGATATCCTACAGCAAAATTACGAACTCGCCCTAAGCCCTTCCGTGCCCGTGCTTCCCTCCGTATTCCATGACATTACAAAACCGCCTATGTTGGAGGCCTGTAATACTGTCAACTGCCATGGTCGTGCTATTGAGTGCCTAGATCACATCCAGAAGCTGCTGCAATTTGGTGCGATGAAGTGGGAACTCAACGACCTTCTCGAAAGTTTTCAACAGGACTCAGTATCTGTTTGGAAACAACTGATGGATACTTCTGTTGCTTATCTCCCGGGACCTGGTGCCTACATGGCTGGCCCATGTACGATTGTACCTGGCGCGGGGTCTGTGTATTCTGACCTTACTCTAGGACATTATAATCATAATGCCCGGTGA